The genomic DNA TTGGAAGCAGTAAATTATTTGTGTCCTGAGAAAGTCAATCTATTCACAAGTATAAGCTTATCACCGTCTTCAGTTGTTAGGAAAGTAGAAGAACTCGGAGCAAATGTAGAGCAACAGATCCATGACAAAGCAAAGAACTTTTTGTCGTATTCCTTAGCACTGGACGAGTCGACAGATGTCTCAAGTACATCGCAGCTGTTAATATTCATCCGCGGTATTGATACCAAGCTCAATATCACAGAAGAGGTGGCATCCGTTTGTAGCATGCATGGCACAACGACTGGAGAAGACATTTTCAAGGAGGTGCAGAAAACTTTACAAGACTATGATTTTCAGTGGAACCAACTTCGATGTGTTACAGTTGATGGAGGAAAACGTGGCAGGAGTGAAAAAGGGTTTGGTAGGGCAGATTCACAAACAGTTGGAAGATCTTCAGCTTCCTAAAGCTCTGTTTATACACTGCATAATACATCAACAAGCACT from Styela clava chromosome 12, kaStyClav1.hap1.2, whole genome shotgun sequence includes the following:
- the LOC144430618 gene encoding general transcription factor II-I repeat domain-containing protein 2-like; this encodes MRSDKYESMRRSLESQRKLFTKKFAENETVNHASYKIVTKLVERGKPFTDGAFIKDCILEAVNYLCPEKVNLFTSISLSPSSVVRKVEELGANVEQQIHDKAKNFLSYSLALDESTDVSSTSQLLIFIRGIDTKLNITEEVASVCSMHGTTTGEDIFKEVQKTLQDYDFQWNQLRCVTVDGGKRGRSEKGFGRADSQTVGRSSAS